The stretch of DNA CGATAGTGAGATAGCCCATTTGGTTTCTTACAAATATGGAGCAATTATTTTATTTGCCTTCCCTTTAGGCTTGTTTATAAAAGGAAGGGAATTAATACACTTTTTTCGAATTGCTTCCATTGTAAGCCCTAGCTTAATGCTAATGGTCTTGTTTGCACTAGAATACAACTATACTACATTTGTGTATGTTTTGGTGTTTTTGTTTGGACTAGGAACGATTTGTATTAGTGTAACAGCAATGCCCTTTATTATTTTGAATACCCCCCAAGAACGACATTCTGAGGCCGTAACGCTTTATTTTCAAGTTTTTAGTGCGACAGCTTTTGTTTCTGGCTTGTTGAACTATTTGCTTAGTAGCCTTGCCCCTAGCTTTTTTACAGAAGGGGTGGTGTTAAAACTGTTTGGCGGCTTAGGATTTATTAGTATTTGGTTTATTTCCAAAATTGACCTTCAAGAGAATATTTCTGATCGAGTTCCGATTCGAACCTTTGTAAAAGCCTACGAATGGAAAAAAATAGGGATAGCTATGTTTCCTACCATTTTGATTGCGACAGGAGCGGGCTTAACCATTCCATTTATCAATTTGTTCTTTTTGGCAATACACGACATTGACTCCAAGGCTTTTTCATTGTTGGGCGCCTTAAGTTTTGTTTTAGTAACGATTGTGATGCTCTTTATTCCTGCTATTCGCCGACGGTTTGGTTATAATATAGTCATTAATGGTTTCCAATCTTTAGCGGTATTGGCTTTGTTTATAATGGCTTCTACCGAGTGGTATGCAGCATGGGAATGGGCTGCAACCTTAGCTGTTGCAGCATTTTTAATTCGTCAACCCTTGATGCAGGTTGCTTCGCCCGCAATAACTGAAATGACCATGTATTATGTTGGAGAAAAGAATCAAGAAATGATGGGAGCATTAAACGCCTCTATTTGGTCTGGAGCTTGGTTTTTTAGCTCTATTATTTTTGGTGTATTGAGAGCGTGGAACGTTGCTTATGTGACCATTTTTATGATTACTGTTGTAATGTATTTGATTGCTACCATTGTCTATTATTGGCTGATAAAGGATTATAAACGAATGAAAGCCGCTCGTTATTCAGCAACCCAAAAGGCAGAAGAATGGAGTGTTTTATGATACGCTACAGAAGGTTGGGCTAACTAGATATATAGCAATAAGACGAGCATAAAGGGAATAGCAATAATAAAAAAGCTAAGAAAGACAACACGCAGTTCTTTGGGAAATTGGCGAACTAAAGGAAATTGTTTGGCAATACCATCTAAGAAATCTACAATCCAAAAATCTTTGGGGTTATTGTTGGCATCCATAAAACCTGCTTCAATAAGGAGTTGAGAAGCCCTAACATAATCTTGTTTGTTAACTAATAATTTAGCTCCACCTATTGCTCTCGCTTCAATTGTGGTCACTTGCATAGTGAGTTCATCTCTACTAACCGTTTTAATGCCTGCTTCTTCGAGTTTTCTCTTTGCTAAAGCTAATTCTGCTAAATCATAAAAATGTTGGACAATAATTAGGCTCATTGTTTAATGGTTTAAAATGTTTTTAAATCGTCTAAAATAGACCATTGAAATTAGATGGATCAATAGAATTATTCCTTTAAAATAAATGAAATTATTATTTATATATAATAAATGTAAAAAAATAGGAAAAAGAAGCAATCTACTTAATTCTAACCAAAAGCCAAGTCTACGTTTATCCGCAGAAAGCCCAAAACTAGCGACAGACCACAAAATAAATGCAATAGTAGTTAGGATGGGTAGTGAAAAGATGTTCTGCTCTTTAGATAACGTTGCCAGAAAAAATGTAGTTCCCAATAACAGCAAAAGATAATGTATGGCAATATAAACACTAAGCCCATTGGGAATGATTGTATGATATTTGATTTGTTCTGATCGTTGTATTGGGGGAGGCAAAAGAGGACCTCCTGCTTCTACAGGTCGCCAACCTGGTTTTTCGAAAAGCAACCTTAATTTATCACTCCACTTTGATGTGTGGATAAATGTTGATCCTAAATCTTTATAATAGTCCAAGTTTGCCCAAATTGGATTCCAAGTAGATAGAGGTTTGGTTACTCCATAAACAACGGTTGCTTTTTCTGCCTGAAAAGTGCCAAAAATACGATCAAAAATAATCAAGGTTCCGCCGTGATTTTTATCAATATATTCGGGGTTTTGCCCATGATGTACTCGATGGTGTGATGGGGTATTAAATACATACTCAAACCACTGGGGCAGCTTATCAATAGTTTCGGTGTGAATCCAAAACTGATACAAGGTTTGTAGGGTATTAATGAGTAAAAATGAAATGGGGTCAAATCCAAGGAATGCTAAGGGCAAATAGAAAACGCCTGAAATCAGGGATTGAAAAGCCGACTGGCGCAGGGCTACAGAAAGGTTGTAATCTTCACTTTGATGATGGACAACATGAGCACCCCAAAAAATATTAATCTCATGTGAGTAGCGATGAAACCAATAATATAAACCATCAATTGCTAAAAATAGAATTAGGTAGGACCACCAAGTAGTCGGAATTCTTAGGGGGCTTAGATGATAAAAATAGGCATAAAGCCCCAAGGTGAGAGACTTAATAAAAACACTGAGTACTTGTTGGCTGATGCCACAACTAATATTACTAATGGCATCGTTAAAACGATATAGTTCTTGTTGATGGAATCTTGAAATTAAGAATTCAATGCCAATTAATAGGAAAAAAATAGGAATGGCAAAGAGCATAAGGTTCATAAGCACAAATTATTTATCTAGGTTATGAATGGTATTACTCCGCTAACTTTTTAGCTTTTTAACAAAAAAATCAGCGGAGTATTAGAATGAATATAAAATACGAAATTCACGGCACATAAACCTAGATAAATAGAAAATCTGCTTCGTTACTTAGTTACATTGTTGCAGTCTCAGTAGATTTACGGACGATAAATTTTACACCAAAGGTAACTTCAATACTAAGGTTGATAACTCTATAATCTTCGCTAAAAGTCCTAACAGCTGTTTTAGTAGTAAAAGGATCAATGTATTGAACCTGTGTACCCTTCGGAAAAAAAACTTGGGGGGTCAAATCAGGGCTAACATTGACTTCTATAAACAAACCAAAAGGCAGTTTAACAGGCTCCCACTCGATACCACCGCCCAGCCAAAATCCAAAGTTGATTGGCGTAACGCCTTGGGCATCCAAATTGTTGACCAGCTCATTGGCTGCGGTAACATCTAATCGAACTCCAGCAGCATAATAAGGCAGAATACTATTGAATTTAAAATTACCTTTAAGTAGGGTAGAGAGCGAGATGTTGTGGAATAAATCATTAACGCTATAAGCCGTATTGTTAAAATAACCAGAGTTGTACGAAGCACCTCTGCGATGGTAGCCCAATTGGGCGACAAAGCCCAAACGACGAAGGGTATTTTCGCCTTGCCATTTGCCCATGGTTTCAAAAAATAGACCACTGTGATAAGAAAGCAAGGCACGCTTACTTCTTTGGGTTCCAACTAAGAGTCCACCCTTGGCACCAAAACCAATATGTTGTGCTTGTATGTTCGTACTAAAAAAAAGGAGAAAGGCAATAAAGCCAATATATTTTTTCATTGCTGTTGTATTATTGTTAAGTAATAGTTGGGAGGTAAGTAGATGGACAAAATTAGTAGTTTAAAAATTGGAGTATATTTTTTTCGCTAACGACTTGTAAAACGTAGCTTTAGCGGGCTAAATCGAGGCTTTTCAAGGAAGCTTAGCGGACAAAAGATGCCCCATTTAATGTTAATTATTTTGACCATCTACTTATTAATTCAAAAATAAAAAAGAACCTGCTAATAAGTTAACAGGTTCTGGATATATTATTTTTCTTAACTAAATCGAATGAATTAGTCTTTTAGAATTTTTCTAGAGATAACTAGTTTTTGAATTTCAGAAGTTCCTTCTCCAATGGTACACAATTTACAATCACGGAAAAATTTCTCTACAGGAAAATCCTTTGTGAAACCATAACCACCGTGAATTTGCACCGCCTCAGTTGCCGCTCTTACACAAGTTTCAGAGGCGTAGTATTTAGCCATTGCCGAAATTTTGGTAACAGGCAAGTGATTGTCTTTTAGATACCCTGCTTTGCGAATCAACAATTCAGATGCTTCAATTTCTGTTGCCATATCCGCCAATTTGAACGAAATAGCTTGGAAACTAGAAATTGGTTTACCAAATTGCTCTCTTTCTTTAGAGTATTTTAAGGCAGCATCGTAAGAACCTTTGGCAATACCCAATGATAAAGCACCAATAGAAATACGACCACCATCTAAGATTTTCATCGATTGGATAAAACCTTCCCCTTCTTTTCCTAGCAATTGGCTTTTGTGTACACGGCAATTGTCAAAAATAAGCTCTGCGGTTTCAGAAGCACGCATTCCTAGTTTATTTTCCTTTTTGCCACCAGAAAATCCTTCCATTCCACGCTCAATGATAAAGGCACTCATACCGTGGCTGTCTAAAGGCTCACCCGTACGAACAATCACTACTCCAACATCGCCAGAGCGACCGTGCGTAATCCAGTTTTTAGTACCATTGATGACATAATAATCACCATCTTTTTTGGCAACACATTGCATTCTACCAGCATCAGAACCAGTATTAGCTTCTGTTAATCCCCAAAAAGCAACATGTTCGCCAGTAGCCAATTTGGGCAAGTATTTTTTCTTTTGCTCGTCATTACCAAACATCAAAATATGATTCGTACCTAGAGAGTTGTGTGCCGCTAGAGACAAACCAATTGAACTACAAACTTTGGTAATTTCTTCAATAATTGTGATATATTCTTGATACCCCAAATTAGAACCTTGATATTCTTCAGGAACTAAAACACCCATAAAGCCATGCTCTCCCATTTTGTGGAATAAGTCTTTTGGAAAATGTTGTGCTTCATCCCACTCCATGATATGTGGACGGATGTGCTTTTCTGCAAAATTACG from Aureispira anguillae encodes:
- a CDS encoding sterol desaturase family protein, giving the protein MNLMLFAIPIFFLLIGIEFLISRFHQQELYRFNDAISNISCGISQQVLSVFIKSLTLGLYAYFYHLSPLRIPTTWWSYLILFLAIDGLYYWFHRYSHEINIFWGAHVVHHQSEDYNLSVALRQSAFQSLISGVFYLPLAFLGFDPISFLLINTLQTLYQFWIHTETIDKLPQWFEYVFNTPSHHRVHHGQNPEYIDKNHGGTLIIFDRIFGTFQAEKATVVYGVTKPLSTWNPIWANLDYYKDLGSTFIHTSKWSDKLRLLFEKPGWRPVEAGGPLLPPPIQRSEQIKYHTIIPNGLSVYIAIHYLLLLLGTTFFLATLSKEQNIFSLPILTTIAFILWSVASFGLSADKRRLGFWLELSRLLLFPIFLHLLYINNNFIYFKGIILLIHLISMVYFRRFKNILNH
- a CDS encoding MFS transporter; this encodes MIKRILNDFAKVPAPILYLIGAVFFIQLIDASLFILFNFYLKDLGYSDSEIAHLVSYKYGAIILFAFPLGLFIKGRELIHFFRIASIVSPSLMLMVLFALEYNYTTFVYVLVFLFGLGTICISVTAMPFIILNTPQERHSEAVTLYFQVFSATAFVSGLLNYLLSSLAPSFFTEGVVLKLFGGLGFISIWFISKIDLQENISDRVPIRTFVKAYEWKKIGIAMFPTILIATGAGLTIPFINLFFLAIHDIDSKAFSLLGALSFVLVTIVMLFIPAIRRRFGYNIVINGFQSLAVLALFIMASTEWYAAWEWAATLAVAAFLIRQPLMQVASPAITEMTMYYVGEKNQEMMGALNASIWSGAWFFSSIIFGVLRAWNVAYVTIFMITVVMYLIATIVYYWLIKDYKRMKAARYSATQKAEEWSVL
- a CDS encoding putative signal transducing protein, with the protein product MSLIIVQHFYDLAELALAKRKLEEAGIKTVSRDELTMQVTTIEARAIGGAKLLVNKQDYVRASQLLIEAGFMDANNNPKDFWIVDFLDGIAKQFPLVRQFPKELRVVFLSFFIIAIPFMLVLLLYI
- a CDS encoding acyl-CoA dehydrogenase family protein, whose amino-acid sequence is MTPDTSEDLQMIRESARNFAEKHIRPHIMEWDEAQHFPKDLFHKMGEHGFMGVLVPEEYQGSNLGYQEYITIIEEITKVCSSIGLSLAAHNSLGTNHILMFGNDEQKKKYLPKLATGEHVAFWGLTEANTGSDAGRMQCVAKKDGDYYVINGTKNWITHGRSGDVGVVIVRTGEPLDSHGMSAFIIERGMEGFSGGKKENKLGMRASETAELIFDNCRVHKSQLLGKEGEGFIQSMKILDGGRISIGALSLGIAKGSYDAALKYSKEREQFGKPISSFQAISFKLADMATEIEASELLIRKAGYLKDNHLPVTKISAMAKYYASETCVRAATEAVQIHGGYGFTKDFPVEKFFRDCKLCTIGEGTSEIQKLVISRKILKD